One Purpureocillium takamizusanense chromosome 1, complete sequence genomic window carries:
- a CDS encoding uncharacterized protein (COG:U~TransMembrane:14 (i63-87o99-117i129-148o160-178i190-209o215-236i256-273o285-303i324-348o354-375i387-411o423-444i456-478o521-546i)~EggNog:ENOG503NUY9), with translation MSTIAAAIPAPTETSPLLGHGHPPDTNGGDALNNGDGGDHGTNGPPKDPPRDGDPAMAKKMHLFLPAVGIGLFLVAVDQLLTVATYAKIGNELNSLNNISWIATSYFLTLTSFQPLYGKLSDIFGRKECLLFAYAVFALGCVGCGLARDMAQLCLSRAVAGVGGGGMNAVVSILLSDIVPLRDRGIWQGYLNIIFAAGTSTGAPLGGFLADSVGWRWSFLAQAPLCAIAWLAVYFVLDVPRPDQSHWLDKIRKVDFLGAFTLVLAVVALLVGLDSGSNLGWSHHVTVLSLSFAPLLFALFVLVEVRFAAHPFAPGHIIFDRGLFACYLANFFGSAGQFGLLFFLPLYFQAVESYSATVSGSLLVPAMVAGVSASIGAGWTIKRTGKFYAITIAGYGLQAFGVLPLAVSLWYKATVGEVTSLMMSAFGGSSGITTTLIGLLANASTEDTAVVVACSYLFRSLGSSIGISISSAVLQQVLRTQLAARLPNGDEARHIEEHVRQNIDYIRELPPRIAEQVRGSYQIATLGAFIPTLVFGSTAFLVTFWVREKSLKR, from the exons ATGTccaccatcgccgctgccatccCCGCACCGACAgagacgtcgccgctgctcggccacggccacccgcccgacaccaacggcggcgatgccctcaacaatggcgacggcggcgaccatggcACCAATGGCCCGCCCAAGGATCCTCCTCGGGACGGGGacccggccatggccaagaagatgCACCTcttcctgcccgccgtcggaATAGGG ctcttcctcgtcgccgtcgatcAGCTCCTCACCGTGGCCACGTACGCCAAGATTGGGAACGAGCTCAACTCCCTCAACAACATCAGCTGGATCGCCACCTC ATACTTCCTCACCCTCACCAGCTTCCAGCCCCTGTACGGCAAGCTCAGCGACATCTTCGGCCGCAAGGAGTGCCTCCTCTTCGCCtacgccgtcttcgccctcggctgcgtcggctgcggcctcgcccgcgacatGGCCCAGCTGTGCCtctcgcgcgccgtcgccggcgtcggcggcggcggcatgaacgccgtcgtctccatcctcctctccgACATCGTCCCCTTGCGCGACCGCGGCATCTGGCAGGGCTACCTCAACATCATCTTCGCTGCCGGCACCTCAACCGGCGCGCCCCTCGGTggcttcctcgccgactcTGTTGGCTGGCGTTG GTCCTTCCTTGCTCAGGCGCCTCTCTGCGCCAtcgcctggctggccgtctacttcgtcctcgacgtccccCGCCCCGACCAGTCCCACTGGCTCGACAAGATCCGCAAGGTCGATttcctcggcgccttcaccctcgtcctcgccgtcgtcgccctcctcgtcggcctcgactcgGGCTCCAACCTCGGCTGGTCCCACCACGTCACCGTCCTCTCCCTCAGCTTCGcgcccctcctcttcgccctcttcgtcctcgtggAAGTCCGcttcgccgcccacccctTCGCCCCCGGCCACATCATCTTCGACAGGGGCCTCTTCGCCTGCTACCTCGCCAACTTCTTCGGCTCCGCTGGCCAATTTGGCCTCTTGTTCTTCCTGCCCCTCTACTTTCAGGCCGTCGAGTCGTACAGCGCCACTGTCAGCGGCTCGCTTCTCGTCCCAGCCATGGTCGCCGGTGTTTCGGCGTCCATCGGAGCCGGCTGGACCATCAAGCGGACCGGCAAGTTCTACGCCATCACCATTGCCGGCTACGGTTTGCAGGCGTTCGGCgtcctgcccctcgccgttTCACTCTGGTACAAGGCTACTGTCGGCGAGGTCACCTCTCTGATGATGAGCGCCTTTGGTGGCAGCTCTG GCATCACCACAACACTCATaggcctcctcgccaacgccTCCACCGAGGACActgctgtcgtcgtggccTGCTCCTACTTGTTCCGCTCGCTAGGCTCTAGCATCGGcatctccatctcctcggcaGTCCTCCAGCAGGTGTTGCGAACTCAGCtagccgcccgcctgcccaacggcgacgaggcgcgtcACATTGAGGAGCACGTTCGTCAAAACATAGACTACATCCGTGAGCTGCCCCCGCGCATTGCCGAGCAGGTCCGTGGCAGCTATCAGATCGCCACGCTGGGTGCCTTTATCCCGACACTCGTCTTTGGCAGCACCGCCTTTTTGGTAACGTTCTGGGTGAGGGAGAAGTCGCTCAAGAGGTGA
- a CDS encoding uncharacterized protein (COG:U~EggNog:ENOG503NWHS): protein MILDVLFIYCKTNPDRGGYRQGMHELLAPIVHVVQQDAVSRSATTTEAFDEEMLDHLDADFVEHDAYILFSRLMERAKAFYEIKDAPDQGHAEQRSTIVERSKYIHEACLQRVDQELANHLQNIEILPQIFLIRWIRLLFSREFPFDQFLALWDTVFAIDPSLDLIDLICCAMLIRIRWQLLEADYSVCLQLLLKYPPPEQAHGPHTFVDDALYIRKHMTAAGGAVLIQKYTGRMPDLSEKPYLPPPSTGNSQRTSSRPSLPSPSKFIQQQGRVESLFQGAAKGARGVLERGEKLGINQAVRDAMVEIRRNVQNFNESQQVQHTPRQVLSEYGAVKALAAMEGRNKQLASLLNEAVLDLKTMSLSNVGDGDKNQELLEVVAAKIQFVQVYLEDPSMEVPSFNAAPSKEPEARQRATQKRTTEPGLQTTESENSAEPESTEPMPGPPEDHDDVPVTNAAQVPHDDLLEPPTPGGVLAFKTEISSKMTAPKRPAAIPTRSTLAQSSFSWMLEPDESVPARTTSASGRSPQLQHKKRSSNNAGRERNAFLFGENDAESESNGSRKPDDIFGLEPLGKPQGTSQGKA, encoded by the exons ATGATTCTAGATGTTCTATTCATCTACTGCAAGACCAATCCAGATCGAGGTGGCTACCGACAGGGAATGCACGAGTTGCTGGCGCCAATAGTTCACGTCGTTCAGCAGGATGCCGTCAGCCggtccgccaccaccacggagGCTTTCGACGAGGAGATGCTTGACCATCTCGATGCCGACTTTGTGGAGCACGATGCTTATATCCTGTTTTCGCGTCTCATGGAGCGCGCAAAGGCATTCTATGAGATCAAGGATGCGCCAGATCAAGGCCACGCGGAACAGCGATCTACCATTGTCGAACGGAGCAAATATATCCACGAGGCCTGCCTGCAAAGGGTTGATCAGGAGCTCGCCAATCACCTTCAAAACATAGAAATACTCCCTCAGATATTCCTCAT CCGATGGATCCGTTTACTCTTCAGCAGAGAATTTCCTTTTGACCAGTTTCTCGCCTTATGGGACACCGTGTTTGCCATAGATCCCTCTCTCGACTTGATAGATCTCATCTGTTGTGCTATGCTCATCCGAATTCGATGGCAAC TGCTGGAAGCGGACTATTCCGTCTGTCTTCAGCTGCTCTTAAAATACCCTCCGCCCGAACAAGCGCATGGGCCCCACACGTTTGTGGACGATGCTCTGTATATACGCAAGCACATGACAGCGGCAGGGGGCGCTGTTCTGATACAGAAGTACACGGGGCGAATGCCAGACCTCTCGGAGAAACCATATCTGCCACCGCCAAGCACGGGCAATTCTCAGAGGACTAGCTCAAGACCCTCGTTGCCATCGCCGTCCAAATTTATCCAACAGCAAGGAAGGGTTGAGTCTCTGTTTCAGGGTGCTGCCAAAGGCGCTAGAGGGGTCCTGGAGCGAGGCGAGAAGCTGGGGATAAACCAGGCCGTCAGGGATGCGATGGTAGAGATTCGGCGTAATGTGCAGAACTTCAACGAGTCGCAGCAAGTGCAACACACGCCACGGCAGGTCCTCAGCGAGTATGGCGCTGTCAAAGCCCTTGCCGCTATGGAAGGAAGGAACAAACAGCTCGCAAGCCTTCTGAATGAGGCGGTGCTGGATCTCAAGACCATGTCACTGTCCAACGTTGGAGACGGGGACAAGAACCAGGAGTTGCTCGAGGTTGTCGCTGCTAAAATCCAGTTCGTTCAGGTATACCTGGAAGACCCGTCCATGGAGGTCCCTAGCTTCAACGCCGCACCATCAAAGGAACCGGAAGCACGGCAGCGCGCGACGCAAAAAAGGACTACCGAACCTGGCCTGCAAACAACGGAGTCTGAGAACAGTGCAGAGCCGGAGAGCACTGAGCCGATGCCGGGGCCGCCGGAAGATCACGATGATGTGCCAGTTACAAACGCAGCGCAAGTGCCGCACGATGACCTTTTGGAACCGCCTACTCCAGGAGGAGTCCTTGCCTTCAAGACAGAGATTAGTAGCAAGATGACAGCGCCAAAACGCCCGGCTGCCATCCCTACACGCTCGACACTGGCCCAGTCGTCCTTCTCATGGATGCTGGAGCCTGACGAGTCGGTCCCGGCTCGGACGACTTCAGCATCGGGCAGATCGCCCCAACTTCAGCACAAGAAAAGATCGTCCAACAACGCTGGCCGTGAGAGGAACGCTTTCTTGTTTGGTGAGAATGATGCAGAGTCGGAAAGCAACGGGTCACGAAAGCCCGATGACATATTCGGATTAGAGCCGCTAGGGAAGCCCCAGGGGACGTCTCAGGGAAAGGCATAA
- a CDS encoding uncharacterized protein (COG:U~EggNog:ENOG503NWHS), which produces MRSLEESRARWQSTTSLIGAADLQRAVRNNGPSSPCLSGCRSICWKVFLLSGDDGTPGDWKAAVRQGRADYAHRRAHLLRFIEHPEALAELSIDPLADDPDSPWNTVRQDELIRAEIRQDVQRLPDDANYHQDEVQSMILDVLFIYCKTNPDRGGYRQGMHELLAPIVHVVQQDAVSRSATTTEAFDEEMLDHLDADFVEHDAYILFSRLMERAKAFYEIKDAPDQGHAEQRSTIVERSKYIHEACLQRVDQELANHLQNIEILPQIFLIRWIRLLFSREFPFDQFLALWDTVFAIDPSLDLIDLICCAMLIRIRWQLLEADYSVCLQLLLKYPPPEQAHGPHTFVDDALYIRKHMTAAGGAVLIQKYTGRMPDLSEKPYLPPPSTGNSQRTSSRPSLPSPSKFIQQQGRVESLFQGAAKGARGVLERGEKLGINQAVRDAMVEIRRNVQNFNESQQVQHTPRQVLSEYGAVKALAAMEGRNKQLASLLNEAVLDLKTMSLSNVGDGDKNQELLEVVAAKIQFVQVYLEDPSMEVPSFNAAPSKEPEARQRATQKRTTEPGLQTTESENSAEPESTEPMPGPPEDHDDVPVTNAAQVPHDDLLEPPTPGGVLAFKTEISSKMTAPKRPAAIPTRSTLAQSSFSWMLEPDESVPARTTSASGRSPQLQHKKRSSNNAGRERNAFLFGENDAESESNGSRKPDDIFGLEPLGKPQGTSQGKA; this is translated from the exons ATGCGCTCCCTCGAGGAATCCCG AGCGAGATGGCAAAGTACTACAAGCCTCATCGGCGCTGCCGACCTGCAGCGCGCTGTTAGGAACAACGGCCCGTCAAGCCCGTGTCTGTCGGGCTGTCGCTCGATCTGCTGGAAG GTCTTCCTACTATCAGGTGACGATGGGACACCCGGGGATTGGAAAGCGGCCGTACGGCAGGGCAGAGCGGATTATGCTCATCGAAGGGCCCATTTGCTGCGCTTCATAGAGCATCCCGAAGCACTGGCCGAGCTCAGCATTGATCCCCTGGCCGATGATCCCGAC TCGCCCTGGAACACGGTGCGCCAGGACGAATTGATTCGGGCAGAAATTCGTCAGGATGTCCAGCGTCTGCCCGATGACGCCAACTACCACCAAGACGAGGTGCAATCTATGATTCTAGATGTTCTATTCATCTACTGCAAGACCAATCCAGATCGAGGTGGCTACCGACAGGGAATGCACGAGTTGCTGGCGCCAATAGTTCACGTCGTTCAGCAGGATGCCGTCAGCCggtccgccaccaccacggagGCTTTCGACGAGGAGATGCTTGACCATCTCGATGCCGACTTTGTGGAGCACGATGCTTATATCCTGTTTTCGCGTCTCATGGAGCGCGCAAAGGCATTCTATGAGATCAAGGATGCGCCAGATCAAGGCCACGCGGAACAGCGATCTACCATTGTCGAACGGAGCAAATATATCCACGAGGCCTGCCTGCAAAGGGTTGATCAGGAGCTCGCCAATCACCTTCAAAACATAGAAATACTCCCTCAGATATTCCTCAT CCGATGGATCCGTTTACTCTTCAGCAGAGAATTTCCTTTTGACCAGTTTCTCGCCTTATGGGACACCGTGTTTGCCATAGATCCCTCTCTCGACTTGATAGATCTCATCTGTTGTGCTATGCTCATCCGAATTCGATGGCAAC TGCTGGAAGCGGACTATTCCGTCTGTCTTCAGCTGCTCTTAAAATACCCTCCGCCCGAACAAGCGCATGGGCCCCACACGTTTGTGGACGATGCTCTGTATATACGCAAGCACATGACAGCGGCAGGGGGCGCTGTTCTGATACAGAAGTACACGGGGCGAATGCCAGACCTCTCGGAGAAACCATATCTGCCACCGCCAAGCACGGGCAATTCTCAGAGGACTAGCTCAAGACCCTCGTTGCCATCGCCGTCCAAATTTATCCAACAGCAAGGAAGGGTTGAGTCTCTGTTTCAGGGTGCTGCCAAAGGCGCTAGAGGGGTCCTGGAGCGAGGCGAGAAGCTGGGGATAAACCAGGCCGTCAGGGATGCGATGGTAGAGATTCGGCGTAATGTGCAGAACTTCAACGAGTCGCAGCAAGTGCAACACACGCCACGGCAGGTCCTCAGCGAGTATGGCGCTGTCAAAGCCCTTGCCGCTATGGAAGGAAGGAACAAACAGCTCGCAAGCCTTCTGAATGAGGCGGTGCTGGATCTCAAGACCATGTCACTGTCCAACGTTGGAGACGGGGACAAGAACCAGGAGTTGCTCGAGGTTGTCGCTGCTAAAATCCAGTTCGTTCAGGTATACCTGGAAGACCCGTCCATGGAGGTCCCTAGCTTCAACGCCGCACCATCAAAGGAACCGGAAGCACGGCAGCGCGCGACGCAAAAAAGGACTACCGAACCTGGCCTGCAAACAACGGAGTCTGAGAACAGTGCAGAGCCGGAGAGCACTGAGCCGATGCCGGGGCCGCCGGAAGATCACGATGATGTGCCAGTTACAAACGCAGCGCAAGTGCCGCACGATGACCTTTTGGAACCGCCTACTCCAGGAGGAGTCCTTGCCTTCAAGACAGAGATTAGTAGCAAGATGACAGCGCCAAAACGCCCGGCTGCCATCCCTACACGCTCGACACTGGCCCAGTCGTCCTTCTCATGGATGCTGGAGCCTGACGAGTCGGTCCCGGCTCGGACGACTTCAGCATCGGGCAGATCGCCCCAACTTCAGCACAAGAAAAGATCGTCCAACAACGCTGGCCGTGAGAGGAACGCTTTCTTGTTTGGTGAGAATGATGCAGAGTCGGAAAGCAACGGGTCACGAAAGCCCGATGACATATTCGGATTAGAGCCGCTAGGGAAGCCCCAGGGGACGTCTCAGGGAAAGGCATAA
- a CDS encoding uncharacterized protein (COG:S~EggNog:ENOG503NZGK): MSADLFAEFNSLAQSPPRSSQQRGQPSSQPQPSTFPAQPQDPFAFASAATTSEPPLWASHPSTQRWPSSESPAFGPGVWGSGSQPAHGELGQGQDDEDDGWGDFEVADSGAAQVSPNYPGPQKPSSRAQEATPIRRIVRVPTIDLMTNKLVDVGTHVHSSQGPLGPQTQPRAASRAVSTPSDANVLFDVDDFELQGGAGDGEDGDGDDFGDFETSTQPPPQPSRPPMPASADSASMDLLGLGNVPQSTTAGLSRQQTSGKAPGPLSFGASTLEASTSSRTTAPKSPSFQERNPFPDLTIKTSSASKALSNDQSDSAITPWPTAERGFKKVSEAKPKEEDDEWAAWDDMPAASPDLGNSIDDSNPADSWQWGADEASGPSSMTWNDSAPPPTNVPPPSVILSAFPDLFRSGNSLFKPIGQSTKIKQDILANPRAVQFLQGYVALGATAAKVMAGRKHRWHRDKILAKSMSISAAGSKGMKLAGIDKSQSAREDREAADVVAAWREHVGRLRSAVAMVNASGKANLKVPELSDTMQVQTAKVVPTAPKPCIVCGLKREERVTRVDFEVEDSFGEWWVEHWGHRACKNFWVEHEQRLRPR; this comes from the coding sequence ATGTCGGCAGACCTCTTTGCCGAGTTCAACAGCCTCGCGCAGTCTCCGCCTCGGTCTTCGCAGCAGCGTGGTCAGCCGAGCAGTCAACCTCAGCCCTCAACCTTCCCGGCTCAGCCTCAAGATCCCTTCGCCTTCGCCAgtgccgcgacgacgagcgagcccCCGCTATGGGCGTCTCACCCTTCTACACAACGATGGCCGTCTTCGGAGTCTCCGGCCTTTGGCCCCGGCGTTTGGGGTTCCGGCAGTCAACCGGCGCATGGAGAACTTGGACAGGGCCAAgatgacgaagatgacggtTGGGGAGATTTTGAGGTCGCAGACTCAGGCGCAGCGCAAGTTTCACCAAACTACCCGGGGCCTCAGAAGCCCAGCTCTCGAGCGCAGGAGGCTACTCCAATCCGGAGAATAGTGCGGGTGCCCACCATCGACCTCATGACAAACAAATTGGTCGACGTTGGGACGCACGTTCACTCAAGCCAGGGACCATTAGGGCCACAGACTCAGCCCAGAGCTGCGTCTCGAGCCGTGTCGACCCCGAGTGATGCGAACGTGCTTTTTGATGTTGATGATTTCGAACTTCAAGGAGGTGCAGGCGACGGGGAGgatggcgatggtgatgactTCGGTGACTTTGAGACGAGCACCCAACCCCCGCCACAGCCAAGCCGGCCGCCTATGCCAGCATCTGCTGACTCTGCATCCATGGatctcctcgggctcggTAATGTGCCGCAATCGACCACGGCAGGACTTTCTCGTCAGCAGACGTCCGGAAAGGCGCCCGGACCGTTGAGTTTTGGGGCTTCGACTTTAGAAGCTTCCACATCCAGTCGGACCACTGCGCCAAAGTCCCCGTCCTTTCAAGAGAGGAATCCTTTCCCCGATCTCACAATCAAAACCTCATCGGCATCGAAGGCGCTCAGCAATGATCAGTCCGATTCAGCCATCACACCCTGGCCCACAGCTGAACGAGGGTTCAAGAAAGTATCAGAAGCAAAACcaaaggaggaggatgacgaaTGGGCAGCATGGGACGACATGCCCGCGGCATCTCCCGACTTGGGAAATAGCATCGACGACTCGAACCCTGCCGACAGCTGGCAATGgggggccgacgaggccagtGGCCCCTCATCAATGACCTGGAACGACTCGGCTCCTCCCCCGACCAATGTACCTCCGCCGTCTGTCATACTCTCGGCATTTCCCGATCTGTTTCGCTCGGGAAACTCACTGTTTAAGCCTATCGGACAGAGCACCAAGATAAAGCAAGATATCTTGGCGAACCCAAGAGCCGTACAGTTTCTGCAAGGATACGTTGCCCTCGGGGCGACTGCCGCGAAGGTGATGGCGGGCCGGAAGCACAGATGGCACCGAGACAAGATCCTGGCCAAGAGCATGTCCATTTCAGCCGCGGGAAGCAAGGGCATGAAGCTTGCGGGCATCGATAAGAGCCAATCAGCACGGGAGGAtcgcgaggcggccgatgtcgtcgccgcatGGCGCGAACACGTCGGTCGACTACGGTCAGCCGTCGCCATGGTAAATGCCAGCGGCAAAGCAAACTTGAAGGTTCCCGAGTTGAGCGACACCATGCAGGTCCAGACGGCCAAGGTGGTACCGACGGCGCCCAAGCCTTGCATCGTATGCGGCCTCaagagagaggagagagtTACGAGGGTTGACTTTGAAGTCGAGGACAGCTTCGGAGAGTGGTGGGTGGAGCACTGGGGGCACCGGGCTTGCAAGAATTTCTGGGTCGAGCACGAACAACGGCTGCGTccacggtga
- the HEK2 gene encoding RNA binding protein, heterogenous nuclear RNP-K like protein (EggNog:ENOG503NW5E~COG:A), which produces MSNSQEVLSANGNDLVDSMDQLKMDERLGPDGEPAPKTDEEYAQAQLTLRAIVSSKEAGVIIGKGGKNVADLRDETGVKAGVSKVVQGVHDRVLTITGECDAISRAYAIVARALLEGAPAMGMGGIVQSNGTHPIKLLISHNQMGTIIGRQGLKIKHIQDVSGVRMVAQKEMLPQSTERIVEVQGTPEGIQRAVWEICKCLVDDWQRGTGTVLYNPVVRTQPGATGGSIGSGSSGYGSGSREYGSPRVMRTGNGADFSNGGVRPFNRRSDSDAASRGPPTHDENGEEIQTQNISIPADMVGCIIGRAGSKISEIRKTSGARISIAKAPHDETGERMFTIMGTAKANESALFLLYENLEAEKMRRSQLPDAE; this is translated from the exons ATGTCCAACTCTCAGGAAGTCCTATCCGCCAACGGAAACGATCTCGTCGATTCCATGGATCAGCTCAAGATGGACGAGCGTCTCGGCCCCGACGGGGAGCCCGCCCCTAAGACGGACGAGGAATACGCTCAGGCGCAACTGACGCTCCGTGCCATTGTCTCCTCCAAGGAAGCCGGCGTCATCATTGGAAAAGGCGGCAAAAACGTCGCTGACCTTCGCGACGAGACTGGTGTCAAAGCCGGCGTCAGTAAGGTCGTCCAGGGCGTCCATGATCGCGTCCTCACCATCACTGGTGAATGCGACGCCATCTCCAGAGCCTACGCCATCGTTGCCCGTGCTCTCCTGGAAGGCGCCcccgccatgggcatgggcggcattGTCCAAAGCAATGGCACTCATC CTATTAAGCTGCTCATCTCCCATAACCAAATGGGCACCATCATTGGCAGGCAGGGCCTGAAGATCAAGCACATTCAGGACGTCTCTGGCGTCCGCATGGTGGCACAAAAGGAGATGCTGCCGCAGTCAACCGAACGCATTGTCGAAGTTCAAGGTACCCCCGAAGGCATCCAGCGCGCGGTATGGGAGATCTGCAAatgcctcgtcgacgactgGCAGCGCGGCACCGGTACTGTTCTCTACAACCCCGTCGTCCGCACCCAACCTGGGGCGactggcggcagcatcggcagTGGCAGCTCTGGCTATGGCTCCGGTAGCCGCGAATACGGAAGCCCTCGCGTTATGCGCACGGGTAACGGAGCCGACTTCAGCAATGGCGGTGTGCGGCCCTTCAACCGCCGCTCCGACTCTGACGCGGCGTCTCGCGGACCTCCCACTCACGACGAAAATGGCGAGGAGATACAGACCCAGAACATTAGCATTCCCGCAGACATGGTTGGCTGCATCATTGGCCGTGCCGGCAGCAAGATTAGCGAGATTCGCAAGACCTCTGGCGCCCGCATCTCGATTGCCAAG GCACCACACGACGAAACCGGCGAGCGGATGTTCACCATCATGggcacggccaaggcgaaTGAGTCAGCCCTGTTCCTCTTGTACGAGAACCTCGAGGCTGAGAAGATGCGACGCAGCCAGCTCCCCGACGCGGAGTAG
- the HUT1 gene encoding UDP-galactose transporter (BUSCO:EOG09264F1U~EggNog:ENOG503NV81~COG:P~TransMembrane:10 (i66-87o107-131i152-170o176-196i203-223o243-260i281-302o338-356i363-384o390-408i)), translating into MARTKQPPVRRESSSEYFNKRTASWQTSANGAPVADMKHATTANGGQPPVVVAAAAAAAARNEAGVLQLVISVAGIYASFLTWAYLQEKLTTTPYGPSGDGAAPEKWHFPVFLNTIQSVFAATVGCVYLLLSTPRGAAVPPVIPSRRILGPLALVAVTSSLASPFGYASLAHIDYITFLLAKSCKLLPVMFLHITVFRRRYPLYKYLVVTAVTAGVAVFTLHSGRRGGGGGSKHKAPSSSSNVAWGLLLLSINLLFDGLTNSTQDYIFQAFRPYSGPQMMCANNIMSTLVTGLYLVASPYLVSTGLGDWLGMDVAGSAGELGAALDFMRRYPSVWKDVLGFAACGAVGQVFIFYTLSTFSSVLLVTVTVTRKMFTMILSVVAFGHRLTHMQWLGVGLVFGGIGVEAGIARREKLAKEAANKAKKDS; encoded by the exons ATGGCGCGAACAAAACAGCCACCCGTGAGGCGTGAGTCGTCGTCCGAATACTTTAACAagcggacggcgtcgtggcagACGTCAGCCAACGGCGCGCCGGTGGCGGACATGAAGcacgcgacgacggccaacgGTGGGCAGcctcccgtcgtcgtcgccgccgccgccgccgccgccgccaggaacGAGGCCGGGGTGCTGCAGCTGGTCATCTCCGTCGCGGGCATATACGCGTCCTT CTTGACGTGGGCGTACCTCCAGGAGAAActcacgacgacgccgtaTGGGCCCAgcggtgacggcgcggcccccGAAAAGTGGCATTTTCCCGTCTTCCTCAACACGATCCAGTCCGTCTtcgcggcgacggtcggCTGCGTCTacctgctgctgtcgaccccgcgcggggccgccgtgccgcccgtcATCCCATCGCGCCGCATCCTCGGtccgctcgccctcgtcgccgtcacgtcGAGCCTCGCCAGCCCGTTTGGGTACGCCAGCCTGGCGCACATCGACTACATcaccttcctcctcgccaagaGCTGCAAGCTTCTGCCCGTCATGTTCCTTCATATCACCGTCTTCCGTAGGCGGTACCCGCTGTACAAGTACCTGGTGGTCACGGCCGTCACGGCCGGCGTGGCCGTCTTTACATTGCActcggggcggcgcggcggcggtggtggcagcaaGCACaaggcgccgtcgtcgtcatccaaCGTCGCGTGGGGCCTACTGCTCCTAAGCATCAACCTGCTCTTCGACGGGCTTACCAACAGCACCCAGGACTACATCTTCCAGGCCTTCCGCCCCTATAGCGGCCCGCAGATGATGTGCGCCAACAACATCATGAGCAccctcgtcaccggcctCTACCTCGTCGCCAGCCCGTACCTCGTCTCGACCGGGCTCGGCGACTGGCTCGGCATGGACGTGgccggcagcgccggcgagctcggtgccgccctcgactTCATGAGGCGCTATCCCTCCGTGTGGAAGGACGTCCTGGGCTTTGCGGCGTGCGGCGCTGTCGGCCAAGTCTTTATTT TCTACACGCTCTCCACGTTCTCGTCCGTGCtgctcgtcaccgtcaccgtcacccgCAAGATGTTCACCATGATCctgtccgtcgtcgccttcggcCACCGCCTCACGCACATGCAGtggctcggcgtcgggctcgtcttcggcggcatcggcgtcgaggccggcatcgcgcgccgcgagaagctggccaaggaggcggccaacaaggccaagaaggactCGTGA